The following is a genomic window from Actinomadura sp. WMMB 499.
AACGCGTCCTCGATGTCGAGATCAACCTGGCCAAGGGAACCCGGCAGTCGCCGGTCACCGCGGCGATGGAGCTGCTGAGCGGGGGCGGACAGGGCGCGGCGGACGAACCGGGTGCCCCCCGGATCGTGGACGGGCTGGGCGAGGAGGCGGTCGCCCGCTATTCGGCGGCGACCGACCTGGAGGGTGCGAGCGTCGCCTTCCGGGTGGGGAACGCCGTGGTGACGGTCCGCTACCGGGGTTGGGACGACGCGGGCGGCGAGCGCCGGACGATCCCGGAGGGGGTCGCGCTGGACGGGGCGTTCGCCGCGGCTGCCGAGACGGCGAAGGCCATGGGCACGGCGGCGGGGCCCGTGGTGAGGACCGTGGAACGCCCTGCGGTGCCGCCGTTGCGGAAGGTGCCCAAGCCGTGTGACACCGTCTCCGGCGCCACCGTCGAGAAGGTCGCCCGTGGCGCCTACCGGCGGAGGGCGGAACCGTTCCTCGTCGCCAGGCCGGTTCAGTCCGGGATGTCCTTCGACGGTTGCGCCTGGCATGCCGCCACCGGCCGGTTCGTGAACCAGGGGGAGGCGCGCACGCTCACGGTGTCGCTCGCGGTCGCGGAGGAGCGGACGCCGGGATCGGCGGTGCCCGTGGCGACGCGCCATTACCTCGGGCTCCACCGGAACCAGCGGTACGGCAAGGCCCCAGGAAGCGGCGCGTTCAGCGGCTTCGAGCCGCTGGCCGGACCCGGTGATCGGGCGTTCGCGGTCACCATGGCCGGGAGAGGCGGGTCGCGGGGCGATGCGGGCCTGGTGGTCTTCCAGAAACGCAACGTGGTGGTCGAGGTGGCCTACGACGGGAGGGACGGCGACACGAAGCTGCGCGGGCGCGAATTGATCGACAGCGCGTACACGGTCGCGGTCGAGGTGGAGAGGGCTCTGGAGCTATGACGAGATCCGCGCGACCGCCCCGCCGGGATGGGATCGAAGCACCCGAGACGTTCGCCGCCGTCATGGTGCTCACGCTCAGCCTCGTCCTGCTGTGGGTGACGCCGAAGCCCGGGAGTCTCGAGCGGCTGCCCGATCCGCCGTCCGGGCCGGAGCATGTCGCGGCGGGGCCGGTCGCCGGAACGGTCCCGGCGGGCTGCGCCGTCTCGGCCGCCACCATCGAACGGCTGGTGCCCCGTCCGCGACTCCGCGACGACGGGGGCGGAGGGACGTGCGAGTGGTCGTCGGACGGTGGTGAGCGGCGCCTGCGCCTGACCGTCGAAGTGAACCTCGCCTCCGGGCGGACCGTCGCAGGGTACCCGGAGCTGTCGCCCGGACGATCGCCGGTCTCCGCGGCCATGGCGTCGTTCGCCCCCAAGTGGACCGACGCGCCCGCGCGGGTCGTGACGGGGCTGGGCGAGGAGGCGTTCGCGCAGTTCGCGCCGTCCCAGGGCGCGCTCGTCGTGGCACGGTCGGGGAACGCGGAGGTCGCCGTCCGCTACCACGAGTCCTTCACCCCGCTCCCCGAGGAGGAGGCGCGGTCGGGCGCCCTCGCCGCCGCGGCGGAGGTCCTGGCCGGTCTGGGGGCGCCCGCTTCCGCCGCGCTCGCGCCCGCCCCACGTGCGACGCCGGCGCGCACGATCCCCGACCCCTGCGCGTCCGTCTCCGGCGTGACCCTGAACCGGTTGGTGCAGGGGGACGACGTCGTCGGCACCTCGGCGCGTGTCAATGCGGTCGCCGTCACGGAGGCGGACGCGGAGCAGCGCGGCTGTAACTGGATGTCGGAGGAGCACCGGCTCAGGGCCGGGGTGACGGTACTGCCGGGCACGAAGCTGTTCGACGGCACCCGGCAGGCCGTCCGCGAGTACGCGGTCCGGTACCTGGACGCCCGCGCGGAGGAGACGCTCAGCGTGCACGACGAGAAGCGCTTCCACCCCGTAACGGGGCTGGGCGACGAGGCGTTCGCCGTGCACGTCCCGGGAGTCGTCCCGGCGACGATCGTCTTCCGGGACGGGAACCTGCTGGCAGGGGTGACCTACACCGAGGCGGACGAGCGCCGCCCCCTCGACGGACGGCTCGCGCTGCGCGGCGCGTACGCGGCGGCACAGGACCTCGCGGAGGCGGTGTCGGGCGACTGACGGCGGCCGGACCGGCAGGGCACACGACCAGGTCGGCGAGCGCATGCCCCGCCTGCTCCGCTCGACCTTCGTCGCGTCCGGGCGCCGATCTCCGAGCCCGGCGACCGGCGAACTCGGGTCGAATGTCCCTGCAACCGGCTAATATCCCGGCTCGGTTGCATGTCCCGAACGACCGGAAGTCGGTTCCATGCCGAACAGCGAGTACCTGCCGGAATTCACCGGCCTGGAGGTCGTCGAATTCCCGTCCCGGGAGGTGCTCGACACCAGGGTGCTGCGCGCCGAGAACGAGGCGCGAGAGGAGGGCCGGCCCGAGCCCGACTCGGCTCCCGTCGACGAGCGGCTCGCCGCCGGGAAGGCCGATCCGGGCGCGTTCGCGTGGCGGCTCCACCTGATGCCCTTCGGGGTCGAGGAGCACTTCCGGGAGTACCTCGAACGCTTCATCGGCGAAGTCGGCACCACGGCCGTCACCGCGCTCATCATCGGAGACTGCTGGAATCCCGCACTGGCCAACGACGATGTCGGCGGCGTCCGCGACGCGCTGATCGAGCACGCGGCCGCATTCCCCGCACTGCGGGCGCTGTTCTTCGGCGAGGTCACCTACCGGGACGCCGAGATGTCCTGGCTCGCGCAGACCGATGTCTCACCGCTCGTGGCGGCCTTTCCCGGATTGACCGAATTCGTCGTCCGCGGGACGGACCGCATGTCGTTCACCGGCGGGCGAACGTTCGAACTCGCATGGAACGTGGCACGGCACGAGAGCCTGCGCCGCCTGACGTTCCAGGCCCACCGGCTGGAGCCGGCCGTGGTCCGCGGCGTCCTGGCCTCCGAACTCCCCGAACTGGAGCACCTGGAGCTCTTCCCCGGCGACGGCGCCGAGCCCGCCGACCTGGCACCGCTGCTGTCCGGCTCGGTCTTCCCCGCGCTGCGCTCCCTCGGGCTGCGCAACGGCGCGAACACCGACGAGCTGGTCACCGCGCTGGTCGGGGCCCCCGTCACCCGCCGCCTGACCGCCGTCGACCTGTCCCTGGGCACCCTCACCGACAGGGGCGCCCGCGCGCTCCTGGACGCCCCGGTGTTCGGCGACCTGAAGCGGCTCGACCTGCATCATCACTACATGTCGGAGGAGATGACCGAGCGGGTCCGGGCCCACTTCACCGGCTCCGGAGTCGACGTCGACGTGGACGACCGGCAGGAACCCGACGAGGACGACGCGGCTTACTTCCACGAGTGGGAGCCCGACGAGAATTACTACTACCGGGCGGTCATCGAGTGAGCGGCGCCGATGTCCCGAGCGAGCAGGACGCGGGCGAGTGACTGCGGCCGGTCCGGCCGGGGGCGAGGCCCTCGGCCGGACCGGGCGGTTCAGCTCCAGGCGAGGGTGCGGAGGGGGTCCTCGAGCATGTCGCCGACGTCGCGGAGGACGCGCGAGCCCAGTTCGCCGTCGACCATGCGGTGGTCGAACGAGAGGGACAGCGTGGTGACCTTGCGGATCGCCAGTTCGCCCTCGTGCACCCACGGCATGTCGCGGACCTGGCCGAAGGCCAGGATCGCCGCCTCGCCGGGGGTGATGATCGGGGTGCCGGTGTCGACGCCGAACACGCCGACGTTGGTGATCGTGATCGTCCCGTCCGACAGGTCCGCGGGGGACGCCTTGCCCGC
Proteins encoded in this region:
- a CDS encoding STM4015 family protein, which produces MPNSEYLPEFTGLEVVEFPSREVLDTRVLRAENEAREEGRPEPDSAPVDERLAAGKADPGAFAWRLHLMPFGVEEHFREYLERFIGEVGTTAVTALIIGDCWNPALANDDVGGVRDALIEHAAAFPALRALFFGEVTYRDAEMSWLAQTDVSPLVAAFPGLTEFVVRGTDRMSFTGGRTFELAWNVARHESLRRLTFQAHRLEPAVVRGVLASELPELEHLELFPGDGAEPADLAPLLSGSVFPALRSLGLRNGANTDELVTALVGAPVTRRLTAVDLSLGTLTDRGARALLDAPVFGDLKRLDLHHHYMSEEMTERVRAHFTGSGVDVDVDDRQEPDEDDAAYFHEWEPDENYYYRAVIE